One genomic region from Cetobacterium sp. 8H encodes:
- a CDS encoding bifunctional precorrin-2 dehydrogenase/sirohydrochlorin ferrochelatase: protein MESKKSFFPLFIDLNNRKCLVVGGGNIALRKIKTLLEYGAEVKVVALDILPELELLDLEIEKRRFEAVDIQNKFLVVAATDNENLNEMIVDLCDENDILVNNITSKEYMSARFTANIETQDYQIAISAKGKPKESVKLKKEIMEFLKNR, encoded by the coding sequence ATGGAAAGTAAAAAATCGTTTTTTCCTCTATTTATAGATTTAAACAATAGAAAGTGTTTAGTTGTAGGAGGAGGAAATATAGCCTTAAGAAAAATAAAAACTTTATTAGAATATGGGGCTGAAGTTAAAGTTGTAGCTTTAGATATATTACCTGAGCTAGAGCTACTTGATTTGGAAATAGAAAAACGTAGATTTGAAGCTGTAGATATTCAAAATAAATTTTTAGTTGTTGCAGCAACAGATAATGAAAACTTAAATGAAATGATAGTTGATCTGTGTGATGAGAACGATATACTTGTAAATAATATAACCTCTAAAGAGTATATGTCAGCTAGATTTACTGCAAACATAGAAACACAAGATTATCAAATAGCAATTTCAGCTAAAGGAAAACCTAAAGAATCTGTAAAATTGAAAAAAGAGATTATGGAATTTTTAAAAAATAGATAA
- the hemL gene encoding glutamate-1-semialdehyde 2,1-aminomutase, with protein sequence MRYTNSEKIYEKAVKLIPGGVNSPVRAFKSVDKTYPIFVNRGKGSKIYDEDGNEYIDYICSWGPLILGHNNERVLAGVREAIELGSSFGLPTKMEVELAELICKCYPSMDMVRFTTSGTEATMAAVRVARAFTNRNKILKFEGCYHGHSDSLLVSSGSGLLTDGYQDSNGITDGVLKDTLVAAFGDVEKVREILSTKEVACLIMEPVPANMGLINSSKEFLQAMRDICDETGTLLIFDEVISGLRVSLGGAQEYFGVTPDITTLGKIIGGGYPVGAFGGKKAVMDMIAPVGRVYHAGTLSGNPVAVRAGYEMVSHLLENRETLYKELEEKVNYITDEVEKISEKYKVPVCINKLGSLFTIFFTELDEVTALEHVINSNTNHYSIYFNTLLDNGVVAPPSKYEAHFVSTAHTKEDLDRTLEVIEMAFKKIGEVDGK encoded by the coding sequence ATGAGATATACAAATTCAGAAAAGATATATGAAAAGGCTGTAAAGCTTATTCCAGGAGGAGTAAATAGCCCGGTTAGAGCATTTAAATCGGTAGATAAAACTTATCCAATATTTGTAAATAGAGGAAAGGGTTCAAAGATATATGATGAGGATGGAAATGAGTATATCGATTACATCTGTTCATGGGGACCGTTAATTTTAGGTCATAATAATGAAAGAGTTTTAGCTGGAGTAAGAGAGGCTATTGAACTTGGAAGCTCATTTGGATTACCTACAAAAATGGAAGTAGAACTGGCAGAACTTATATGTAAATGTTACCCATCGATGGATATGGTAAGATTCACAACTTCTGGGACAGAAGCAACTATGGCAGCGGTAAGAGTTGCTAGAGCTTTCACAAACAGAAATAAAATTTTAAAGTTTGAAGGGTGCTACCACGGACATTCAGATTCTCTTCTTGTAAGTTCAGGTTCTGGACTTTTAACAGACGGGTACCAAGATAGTAACGGAATTACAGATGGAGTATTAAAAGATACGTTAGTAGCAGCTTTTGGAGATGTGGAAAAGGTAAGAGAGATACTTTCAACTAAAGAGGTTGCGTGCTTAATAATGGAGCCTGTGCCAGCAAATATGGGGCTTATAAATAGTTCAAAAGAGTTTTTACAAGCAATGAGAGACATCTGTGATGAGACAGGGACTCTTCTAATATTTGATGAGGTTATATCAGGACTTAGAGTGTCATTAGGAGGAGCTCAAGAGTATTTTGGAGTGACTCCAGATATCACAACACTTGGTAAAATAATAGGTGGAGGTTATCCAGTAGGAGCTTTTGGAGGAAAAAAAGCTGTTATGGATATGATTGCACCTGTAGGAAGAGTATATCATGCAGGGACATTATCTGGAAATCCAGTTGCAGTTAGAGCTGGATATGAAATGGTAAGTCATCTTCTTGAGAATAGAGAGACTCTATACAAGGAATTAGAAGAAAAAGTTAACTATATAACTGATGAAGTAGAAAAAATATCTGAAAAATATAAAGTTCCAGTTTGCATAAACAAGTTGGGATCACTGTTTACAATATTTTTTACAGAGCTAGATGAGGTTACAGCATTAGAGCATGTAATTAACTCTAACACAAATCATTACTCAATATATTTCAATACGCTATTAGATAATGGAGTAGTAGCTCCACCGTCAAAATATGAAGCACATTTTGTTTCAACAGCTCATACAAAAGAGGATTTAGATAGAACTCTTGAAGTTATAGAGATGGCATTTAAAAAAATTGGTGAAGTTGATGGAAAGTAA
- the hemB gene encoding porphobilinogen synthase encodes MFNRTRRLRSSQVMRDLVKNIEFSLDNLIYPLFIEEGENIKVEISSMAGQFRLSLDRLEEELKELKELGIKSLLLFGIPKEKDPVGSQGYAENGIVQEAIRFIKARYPEFLIVTDVCLCEYTSHGHCGVLKGEELLNDETLKLLQKVALSHAKAGADIVAPSDMMDGRVKAIREILDENGFINLPIMSYSVKYSSAYYGPFREAADSAPSFGDRKTYQMDFRNSKDYLIEVENDLAEGADIIMVKPGMPYLDVVKGVADAISNPVAIYNVSGEYSMVKAAAANGWIDEEKIVMENMYAMRRAGADIIITYHAKDIAKWFKRGV; translated from the coding sequence ATGTTTAATAGAACAAGAAGATTAAGAAGTTCTCAAGTGATGAGAGACCTAGTTAAAAATATAGAATTTTCATTAGATAATTTAATCTATCCTTTATTTATAGAGGAGGGAGAAAACATAAAAGTGGAAATATCATCTATGGCTGGACAATTCAGATTATCTCTAGATAGATTAGAAGAAGAGTTAAAAGAGTTAAAAGAGCTAGGAATAAAATCACTTTTATTGTTTGGAATTCCTAAAGAGAAAGATCCTGTAGGAAGCCAAGGGTACGCTGAGAATGGAATAGTTCAAGAGGCTATAAGATTCATTAAAGCTAGATACCCAGAGTTTTTGATTGTAACAGATGTATGTCTATGTGAGTACACATCTCATGGTCATTGTGGTGTTTTAAAAGGGGAAGAGCTATTAAATGATGAAACTTTAAAGTTACTTCAAAAAGTAGCACTATCTCATGCTAAAGCTGGAGCAGATATAGTTGCTCCATCAGATATGATGGATGGAAGAGTAAAGGCTATAAGAGAGATTTTAGATGAAAATGGTTTTATAAATTTACCTATAATGTCTTACAGTGTTAAATATTCTTCGGCATATTATGGTCCTTTTAGAGAGGCTGCAGATTCTGCTCCAAGTTTTGGAGATAGAAAAACATATCAGATGGATTTTAGAAACTCAAAAGATTACTTAATAGAGGTTGAAAATGATTTAGCTGAGGGTGCAGACATAATAATGGTTAAACCTGGAATGCCATATCTTGACGTAGTAAAGGGTGTAGCAGATGCTATATCAAACCCAGTTGCAATTTATAATGTGAGTGGAGAGTACTCTATGGTAAAAGCAGCGGCAGCTAATGGATGGATAGACGAAGAGAAAATAGTTATGGAAAATATGTATGCCATGAGAAGAGCTGGAGCGGATATAATAATAACGTATCATGCAAAAGATATTGCAAAATGGTTTAAAAGAGGAGTTTAA
- the cobA gene encoding uroporphyrinogen-III C-methyltransferase: MANKLGKVYIIGAGCGNIDLLTLKGKRCIEEADCVVYDRLIDPKVLKLAKPDAEMIYLGKGNTEGGLIQDEINKTLAQKALEGKVVARVKGGDPFVFGRGGEEIEEIVKYSIPFEIIPGISSSIAVPEYAGIPVTHRGLSRSFHVFTGHTMENGEWHDFTTIAKLEGTLVFLMGIKNLELIKDDLIKNGKNPKTPVAIIEKGTSENQRVTVGTLEDIIEKAEEQKIVPPAITIIGDVVKMRDTFKWFEELPLSGKKVLVTRDEKQAGEFSEKLRINGATVRELPFINIEDSYDFDEKNLKDYKVLLFNSPNGVKYFMDNIKDLRSLGHMKIGVVGAKTDELLREYKIIPDFIPEKYMGVELAKESVNFTDEGDKVLLVTSDISPSDCDDWSEKYGRKFEKLVAYKTGKTIYAKEKTKEILDQVEYITFLSSSTVEAFHESIEGDVSLVENKKMVSIGPVTTKTLEELGYKVALEAKVFDVDGVVSVIGEE, from the coding sequence ATGGCTAACAAATTGGGAAAAGTATACATTATAGGGGCTGGATGCGGAAATATAGACCTTTTAACACTGAAGGGTAAAAGATGTATTGAGGAAGCTGATTGCGTTGTTTATGACAGATTAATCGATCCAAAGGTTTTAAAACTAGCTAAACCTGATGCAGAGATGATATATTTAGGAAAAGGAAATACTGAGGGTGGATTAATACAAGATGAAATAAATAAAACACTGGCTCAAAAAGCTCTTGAAGGAAAAGTTGTAGCGAGAGTAAAAGGAGGAGATCCTTTTGTTTTTGGTAGAGGTGGAGAAGAGATTGAAGAGATTGTTAAATACTCTATTCCATTTGAAATTATTCCAGGGATAAGTTCTTCTATAGCTGTTCCTGAGTATGCGGGAATCCCAGTTACACATAGAGGGTTATCAAGATCTTTCCATGTATTCACAGGGCACACAATGGAAAATGGAGAGTGGCATGATTTTACAACTATAGCTAAACTGGAAGGAACTCTTGTATTTTTAATGGGAATTAAAAATTTAGAGCTTATAAAAGATGATTTGATAAAAAATGGAAAAAATCCTAAAACTCCTGTAGCTATAATAGAAAAAGGTACAAGTGAGAATCAAAGAGTAACTGTTGGAACTTTAGAAGATATTATAGAGAAGGCAGAAGAGCAAAAGATTGTTCCACCGGCTATAACTATAATTGGTGATGTTGTAAAGATGAGAGATACTTTTAAATGGTTTGAAGAGTTACCTCTATCAGGAAAAAAAGTTTTAGTGACTAGAGATGAAAAACAAGCGGGAGAATTTTCTGAAAAGCTTCGTATTAATGGAGCTACTGTAAGAGAGTTACCTTTTATAAATATAGAGGATTCATATGATTTTGATGAGAAAAATTTAAAGGATTATAAAGTTCTTCTGTTTAATTCACCAAATGGAGTTAAATATTTTATGGACAATATAAAAGATTTAAGATCTTTAGGGCACATGAAAATAGGTGTAGTTGGAGCTAAAACAGATGAGCTATTGAGAGAATATAAAATAATACCAGATTTTATCCCTGAGAAGTATATGGGAGTAGAGTTGGCTAAAGAATCGGTAAACTTTACAGATGAAGGAGATAAGGTTTTATTAGTAACTTCTGATATATCACCTTCAGATTGTGATGATTGGTCAGAAAAATATGGAAGAAAATTTGAAAAATTAGTGGCTTATAAAACAGGAAAAACTATATATGCAAAAGAAAAAACAAAAGAGATTCTAGATCAAGTTGAGTATATAACATTTTTAAGTTCATCTACAGTAGAAGCTTTTCACGAAAGTATCGAAGGGGATGTTTCACTGGTTGAAAATAAAAAAATGGTATCTATAGGACCTGTAACAACAAAAACTTTAGAGGAGTTAGGATATAAAGTGGCTTTAGAAGCTAAAGTTTTCGATGTAGATGGAGTTGTGTCTGTAATAGGAGAGGAATAA
- the hemC gene encoding hydroxymethylbilane synthase, which yields MKNKVVIGSRGSILALAQSKMIMGRLKNNFPEIDFEIKVIVTSGDKDLVSNWNNSDKSLKSFFTKEIEQELLDGTVDLAVHSMKDMPIVSPPGLICGATPDREDNRDVIVSVSGKSLLELPEGAVVGTSSLRRTMGLKVLRPDLQIKQLRGNIHTRLRKLDEGQYDAILLAAAGLKRVGLKDRITEELDYDLMMPAPAQGALHIQCRENDEYIKNILKSIHNSEIEEIVDIEREFSRIFDGGCHTPMGCTGAKADGKIILKGVYCHNEVMYKAEVTCEESKGKEIAHILADKIREKING from the coding sequence ATGAAAAATAAAGTAGTGATTGGAAGTAGAGGAAGTATATTAGCTTTAGCTCAAAGTAAAATGATAATGGGGAGATTAAAAAATAATTTCCCAGAAATAGATTTTGAAATAAAGGTTATTGTTACAAGTGGGGACAAAGATTTGGTGAGTAACTGGAATAACAGTGATAAATCTTTAAAAAGTTTTTTCACAAAAGAGATAGAACAGGAGCTTTTAGATGGAACTGTGGATTTAGCAGTTCATTCAATGAAAGATATGCCGATAGTTTCGCCTCCAGGGCTTATATGTGGTGCGACTCCAGATAGAGAAGACAACAGAGACGTAATAGTTTCTGTTTCAGGAAAAAGCTTATTAGAGCTTCCTGAAGGAGCTGTAGTGGGAACAAGTTCTTTAAGAAGAACAATGGGGCTTAAAGTATTAAGACCAGATCTACAGATAAAACAACTGAGAGGAAATATTCACACAAGACTTAGAAAGTTGGATGAAGGACAGTATGATGCTATACTTTTAGCAGCAGCAGGTCTTAAAAGAGTAGGACTTAAAGATAGAATAACTGAAGAGTTAGATTATGATTTAATGATGCCTGCACCAGCTCAAGGAGCACTTCATATTCAGTGTAGAGAAAATGATGAGTATATAAAAAATATTTTAAAATCTATTCATAATTCAGAAATAGAAGAAATTGTAGATATAGAAAGAGAGTTTTCTAGAATATTTGATGGAGGATGTCATACTCCAATGGGATGTACCGGGGCAAAAGCAGACGGAAAGATAATTTTAAAAGGGGTTTATTGTCACAATGAGGTGATGTATAAAGCTGAAGTAACATGTGAAGAGAGTAAGGGGAAAGAGATTGCTCATATATTAGCAGATAAAATAAGGGAGAAAATAAATGGCTAA
- the hemA gene encoding glutamyl-tRNA reductase encodes MYFKNFIVFGISHKNLDLEERERFIKNDPNFIVEKLFKEKKILGYVNLSTCLRVEYYLYLDKKYPIEEFQKELGMKNAFIKNGHDAVNYLFRVTCGFESVIKGEDQILAQIKKAQLLSMENKVSNSNINVIFNKAIELGKKFRNKSKICHNALSLEAISLKFIKNRVGDLKDKKILILGVGDLAKDIMGILMKEEYNSLTITNRSYHKALEISDVYNAQVISFEDKLEEIVKSDIIISATSAPHAIIKKDEIIPLLEETKDYIFLDLAVPRDIEVGVEELENVNLYNIDDVWGVYYENLENRENLLTKYEYMLGEQMLNLRKWFEYKEGIA; translated from the coding sequence ATGTATTTTAAAAATTTTATTGTTTTTGGGATAAGTCATAAAAACTTAGACTTAGAAGAGAGAGAAAGATTTATAAAAAATGATCCAAATTTTATTGTTGAAAAACTTTTTAAAGAGAAAAAGATATTAGGGTATGTGAATTTATCCACTTGCTTAAGAGTGGAGTATTATTTATATCTAGATAAAAAGTATCCTATAGAAGAGTTCCAAAAAGAGTTGGGGATGAAAAATGCATTTATAAAAAATGGACATGATGCTGTAAATTATTTATTTAGAGTAACTTGTGGTTTTGAGTCAGTTATAAAAGGTGAAGACCAAATTTTGGCACAAATAAAAAAAGCACAGCTATTGAGCATGGAGAATAAAGTTTCAAATTCTAATATAAATGTAATTTTTAATAAGGCTATAGAGTTAGGAAAAAAATTTAGAAATAAAAGTAAAATATGTCATAATGCTCTTTCTTTAGAAGCAATATCTTTAAAGTTTATAAAAAATAGAGTTGGGGATTTAAAGGATAAGAAGATTCTAATTTTGGGAGTTGGAGATCTAGCTAAAGATATAATGGGAATTCTTATGAAAGAGGAGTATAATAGTTTAACCATAACAAATAGAAGTTATCATAAAGCACTAGAAATTAGTGATGTGTATAATGCTCAGGTTATAAGTTTTGAGGATAAATTAGAGGAAATTGTAAAAAGTGATATAATAATATCAGCGACCTCAGCACCTCATGCAATAATAAAAAAGGATGAAATAATCCCTTTATTAGAGGAAACTAAAGATTATATATTCTTAGATTTAGCGGTTCCAAGAGACATTGAAGTTGGAGTTGAAGAGTTAGAGAATGTCAATTTATATAATATAGATGACGTTTGGGGAGTTTATTACGAAAATTTAGAAAATAGAGAGAACCTTTTGACAAAATATGAATATATGCTTGGAGAGCAGATGCTAAATTTAAGAAAATGGTTTGAATACAAAGAAGGGATAGCATAA
- a CDS encoding ATPase: MFKDLVSNEKAKKFLQNELRFGREAGTYLFYGSDRDLLKKFAKAFAKGLNCSTYEDDFCGVCENCIRIESETHGDLEIIEESNGIKIDQIRGLGYKDSINSYEGKRKIYIIRDIEKMRKESGNALLKLIEEPNKGSFFILLSNSLNILPTIKSRSILLNIQIETPEELGVSKFEYEFFQGNSRDIEEYKRLGYIDLKEIVSYQEIGKKIKSWISTQSFEDKVEVYKAIRDFINTKEYLTVIDKIYFVEEIMQSASDRELLKKIVNYTISTVGKNSKNLEKLLELKKILRSPINMKNFLLTFFTEL; this comes from the coding sequence ATGTTTAAAGATTTGGTTTCTAATGAAAAAGCTAAAAAGTTCTTGCAGAATGAATTAAGATTTGGAAGAGAAGCTGGAACTTATCTTTTTTATGGTTCAGATAGAGATCTTTTAAAAAAATTTGCAAAGGCTTTTGCAAAAGGGCTAAATTGTTCAACTTATGAGGATGATTTTTGTGGTGTGTGTGAAAATTGTATAAGAATAGAGAGTGAAACACACGGAGATTTAGAAATAATAGAGGAAAGCAATGGAATAAAAATAGATCAAATAAGAGGGCTAGGTTATAAAGATTCAATTAACTCCTATGAGGGGAAAAGAAAAATCTATATTATAAGAGATATAGAAAAAATGAGAAAAGAGTCAGGGAATGCTCTTTTAAAACTTATAGAAGAGCCAAATAAAGGTAGTTTTTTTATTCTTCTTTCAAATAGTTTAAATATTCTTCCAACTATAAAATCAAGATCGATTCTTTTGAATATTCAGATTGAAACTCCAGAAGAACTAGGGGTGTCTAAGTTTGAATACGAGTTTTTCCAAGGCAACTCAAGAGATATAGAGGAGTATAAAAGATTAGGTTATATCGACTTGAAAGAGATTGTTTCTTATCAGGAGATAGGTAAAAAAATAAAGTCTTGGATATCAACTCAATCTTTTGAAGATAAAGTTGAAGTTTATAAAGCAATAAGAGATTTTATAAATACAAAAGAATATCTAACAGTAATAGATAAAATATATTTTGTTGAAGAGATTATGCAAAGCGCTTCTGATAGAGAGCTATTAAAAAAAATAGTAAATTATACAATTTCAACAGTAGGGAAGAATTCAAAAAATTTAGAAAAGCTTTTAGAATTGAAAAAAATACTAAGAAGTCCAATAAATATGAAAAATTTTTTACTGACATTTTTTACAGAGTTATAA
- a CDS encoding rod shape-determining protein: MGFKLNLPGFSRSIGIDLGTANTLVYSKKHGKIILNEPSVVAVERESRKVLAVGYEAKNMLGKTPDSIVAVKPLSEGVIADYEITEAMIKYFIKKVFGKYSLFMPEVMICVPIDVTGVEKRAVLEATLSAGAKKAYLIEEARAAALGSGIDISAPEGNMIVDIGGGSTDVAVISLGGTVVSKTIRTAGNNFDMDIIKYIKKTHTLLIGDKTAESIKMQIATAIPLAEEETMTIKGRDLITGLPKSVTVGSEEIREAIMDSLMEIVTCVKDVLEKTPPELAADIIDRGIVMAGGGSLIRNFPELISKHTSLNVRLAESPLESVVKGAGMALEQISILRKIEKAER, from the coding sequence GTGGGATTTAAATTAAATTTACCTGGATTTAGTAGAAGTATAGGAATTGATTTAGGAACAGCTAATACATTAGTTTATAGTAAAAAGCACGGTAAAATAATATTAAATGAACCTTCAGTAGTTGCTGTAGAAAGAGAAAGTAGAAAAGTTTTAGCAGTAGGATATGAAGCTAAAAACATGTTAGGAAAAACACCAGATTCTATAGTTGCAGTAAAACCATTAAGTGAAGGAGTTATAGCGGACTATGAGATAACAGAAGCTATGATAAAATATTTTATAAAAAAAGTTTTTGGAAAATATTCATTGTTTATGCCAGAAGTTATGATCTGTGTACCAATAGATGTAACAGGAGTAGAAAAAAGAGCGGTATTGGAAGCAACACTGTCAGCAGGAGCTAAAAAAGCATATCTGATAGAGGAAGCAAGAGCAGCAGCCCTAGGTTCTGGAATAGATATATCAGCTCCAGAAGGAAATATGATAGTAGATATCGGTGGAGGTTCTACTGACGTAGCTGTAATATCTTTAGGAGGAACTGTTGTAAGTAAAACAATCAGAACAGCAGGAAATAACTTCGATATGGATATTATAAAATATATAAAGAAAACACATACACTTTTGATAGGGGATAAGACAGCTGAGAGCATAAAAATGCAGATTGCTACAGCTATTCCTTTAGCGGAAGAGGAAACAATGACAATAAAAGGAAGAGACTTAATAACAGGACTTCCTAAATCAGTGACAGTTGGATCTGAAGAGATAAGAGAAGCTATAATGGATTCTTTGATGGAGATTGTAACTTGTGTTAAAGATGTTCTTGAAAAAACTCCGCCAGAATTAGCAGCAGATATAATTGATAGAGGAATAGTTATGGCAGGTGGAGGTTCATTAATCAGAAACTTCCCTGAACTTATTTCAAAGCATACATCTTTAAATGTAAGACTTGCGGAATCGCCACTTGAAAGTGTTGTTAAAGGAGCTGGAATGGCCCTTGAACAGATATCTATTTTAAGAAAGATAGAAAAGGCTGAAAGATAA
- a CDS encoding Mini-ribonuclease 3, translating into MVNLDVREANGLVLAYLGDAVWELSIRTYFINKGYNIRNLNKLVKEHVNAQAQSKYLKNIIETLDEEKLTLVNRSKNSNIKTFPKSCSVMEYKEATAFEALIGALYTEGKIEEIRKIIERNLG; encoded by the coding sequence ATGGTCAATTTAGATGTTCGTGAAGCTAACGGACTAGTTTTAGCGTATTTAGGAGATGCTGTTTGGGAACTTTCTATAAGAACTTATTTTATAAATAAAGGTTATAATATAAGAAATTTAAATAAACTTGTAAAAGAACATGTAAACGCACAAGCACAAAGTAAGTACTTAAAAAATATAATAGAAACATTAGATGAAGAAAAGTTAACTCTTGTAAATAGATCGAAAAATAGTAACATAAAAACTTTTCCAAAGTCATGTAGTGTTATGGAATATAAGGAAGCAACAGCTTTTGAAGCTTTAATAGGTGCTCTTTATACAGAAGGAAAAATAGAAGAAATAAGAAAAATAATTGAGAGAAACTTAGGTTAA
- the cysS gene encoding cysteine--tRNA ligase: MIKIYNTLKGELEIFKPLKEGEVSMYVCGPTVYNYIHIGNARPAIFFDTVRRYFEFRGYKVKYVQNFTDVDDKMIKKANEEGVTLEDIAKKYIDAYFEDTAKVNLKEEGMIRPKATENIGEMIKIIKTLIQKGNAYESQGDVYFDVNSYKVEYGQLSGQSIDDLQSGARIDVSEIKKNPLDFALWKNAKEGEPYWNSPWGKGRPGWHIECSAMSNKYLGPTFDIHGGGQDLIFPHHENEIAQSKCGTGGEFAKYWIHNGYINIKGEKMSKSLGNFFLLREVLEQFEGRVVRLFILSSHYRKPIDFSDNELIQSKAGLERIENAVSRAKEKLTEKPVDGGSNLYELKEVLESSKDKFVRCMDEDFNTAGGLGAIFELIKELNKALEEDKVSKEGHETIADTAEYIRVVMEDVLGVLLKVEVQVGNMTTELIEFLLELRREARDNKDWAFSDKVRDRLLEMGIKIKDGKEKTTWSI, translated from the coding sequence ATGATAAAGATATATAATACTCTAAAAGGAGAACTAGAGATATTTAAACCTTTAAAAGAAGGAGAGGTTTCAATGTATGTTTGTGGACCAACAGTTTATAACTATATCCACATAGGAAATGCTAGACCTGCTATATTTTTTGATACAGTAAGAAGATATTTTGAATTTAGAGGATATAAAGTAAAATACGTTCAAAACTTTACTGATGTAGATGATAAAATGATAAAAAAAGCAAACGAAGAGGGAGTAACATTAGAAGATATTGCTAAAAAGTATATTGATGCATATTTTGAAGATACAGCAAAAGTAAACTTAAAAGAAGAGGGTATGATCAGACCAAAAGCTACAGAAAATATTGGTGAAATGATAAAGATAATAAAAACTCTTATTCAAAAAGGAAATGCTTATGAGTCTCAAGGGGATGTATACTTTGACGTGAATAGTTATAAAGTTGAATATGGACAACTTTCAGGACAAAGTATAGACGATCTTCAAAGTGGAGCAAGAATAGATGTTTCTGAAATAAAAAAGAACCCACTGGATTTTGCTCTTTGGAAAAATGCAAAAGAAGGAGAACCTTACTGGAATTCACCTTGGGGAAAAGGAAGACCTGGATGGCATATAGAATGTTCTGCAATGTCTAATAAATATTTAGGTCCAACATTTGATATTCATGGAGGGGGACAAGATTTAATATTCCCGCATCATGAAAATGAGATAGCACAATCAAAATGTGGAACAGGTGGAGAGTTTGCAAAATATTGGATACATAATGGATATATCAATATAAAAGGTGAAAAGATGTCAAAATCTCTGGGGAATTTCTTCCTTTTAAGAGAGGTACTTGAGCAGTTTGAAGGAAGAGTTGTAAGACTATTTATATTGAGTTCTCACTATAGAAAACCTATCGATTTTTCAGATAATGAGTTAATTCAAAGTAAAGCAGGATTAGAAAGAATAGAGAATGCTGTATCAAGAGCTAAGGAAAAACTAACAGAGAAACCAGTAGACGGTGGATCAAACTTATATGAATTAAAAGAGGTTTTAGAGAGTTCAAAAGATAAGTTTGTTAGATGCATGGATGAAGACTTTAATACTGCTGGAGGATTAGGTGCTATATTTGAACTTATAAAGGAGTTAAATAAAGCTTTAGAAGAGGATAAAGTTTCAAAAGAAGGACACGAAACTATAGCAGATACAGCTGAATATATAAGAGTTGTAATGGAAGATGTTTTAGGAGTTCTATTAAAAGTTGAGGTTCAAGTTGGGAATATGACAACAGAACTTATTGAGTTTTTATTAGAATTAAGAAGAGAAGCTAGAGACAATAAGGACTGGGCATTCTCAGATAAGGTGAGAGATAGACTTTTAGAGATGGGAATAAAAATAAAAGATGGGAAGGAAAAAACAACATGGTCAATTTAG
- a CDS encoding nitrilase-related carbon-nitrogen hydrolase: MNVFLAQTKPCLGNVEKNLKGMVEIIKTQIEKGSDLVVFPELSLTGYLLEDLVFDVAIENVPQILLDLSKEISIIFGAVELGEDLYHYNSAYYLEDGQVKHKHRKVYLPTYGLFDEGRYFKEGDKIRAFNTKFGRVGMLICEDAFHQSSSYILGQDGAETIFILTNSPTRTTNNGLEINDLWESICKSIAVGNSCNVVMVNRVGIEDGVSFWGGSLAVLPSGVVEKKLNLLVEDGTVVMLDRKELIKVRFASGSSKNEKIDLLLNELVRIKKSR, translated from the coding sequence ATGAACGTTTTTTTAGCCCAAACAAAACCTTGTTTAGGAAATGTAGAAAAGAATTTAAAAGGTATGGTTGAGATTATAAAGACTCAAATAGAAAAAGGAAGTGATTTAGTTGTTTTTCCTGAGCTTTCTTTAACAGGGTATCTTTTAGAGGACTTAGTTTTTGATGTTGCAATAGAAAATGTCCCACAAATACTTTTAGATTTATCAAAAGAAATTTCTATAATATTTGGAGCCGTTGAGTTAGGCGAGGATCTATATCACTATAATAGCGCATATTACCTAGAGGATGGGCAAGTAAAACATAAACATAGAAAAGTATATTTGCCAACATATGGACTTTTTGATGAAGGAAGATACTTTAAAGAAGGCGATAAAATTAGAGCTTTTAATACTAAATTTGGTAGAGTTGGAATGTTGATTTGTGAAGATGCTTTTCATCAAAGCAGTTCTTATATATTGGGACAGGATGGAGCAGAGACGATCTTTATATTAACAAATAGCCCAACTAGAACAACAAACAATGGTTTAGAAATAAATGATTTATGGGAATCTATCTGTAAGTCAATAGCTGTAGGAAATAGTTGTAACGTTGTAATGGTTAATAGAGTTGGAATTGAAGATGGAGTTAGCTTTTGGGGTGGAAGCTTGGCAGTTTTACCATCAGGAGTTGTAGAGAAAAAACTCAACTTATTAGTTGAAGATGGCACAGTTGTTATGCTAGATAGAAAAGAACTTATAAAAGTTAGATTTGCATCGGGGTCCAGTAAAAATGAAAAAATAGATTTGTTACTAAATGAGCTTGTTAGAATAAAAAAAAGTAGATAA